In the genome of Rhodoferax fermentans, one region contains:
- a CDS encoding diguanylate cyclase, with protein sequence MRVPESLPEPPATVPVSYATQIRAETLVLLFRQSFPAVFYSAVVALVLSWTLWGQVDTTLLQWWMAALAGSTLIRLLFFLQYFRVKPRGEDILRWELPFTFTLLLSSLVWGVGTAWITPMDYGVERGVVLYHLVGMAAGAMVTYSAHRLINILAMLAVLLPSTIWLYAQEDRTALGMALSATLFMVISIKATKIMADAMQRSLQMRYELHHAHQEAEHMARTDPLTGIHNRRSFVELSEQIIRHGLRNASPVSALLIDVDHFKQINDQHGHHVGDMVLQHLSTLMANRFRGSDVCGRIGGEEFAVLLADTDLDAAEYVAQQLGQSLAAIAIPTLAQPLKITVSIGVASGCYDLTTLLRDADRAMYQAKAAGRNRVLRYQPAP encoded by the coding sequence ATGCGTGTACCAGAGTCATTGCCCGAACCTCCTGCAACGGTGCCAGTGTCCTATGCCACCCAGATTCGTGCGGAGACCCTGGTCCTGCTGTTCAGGCAGTCTTTTCCTGCGGTGTTTTACAGTGCCGTCGTGGCCCTGGTGCTGAGCTGGACCTTGTGGGGACAGGTGGATACCACCTTGCTGCAGTGGTGGATGGCTGCGCTGGCTGGCAGCACCTTGATCCGCTTGTTGTTCTTCTTGCAGTATTTCCGCGTGAAACCCCGCGGTGAGGACATCTTGCGTTGGGAGCTGCCCTTTACCTTCACGCTTCTGCTGTCATCCTTGGTCTGGGGTGTTGGCACAGCCTGGATCACACCCATGGACTACGGTGTTGAACGTGGTGTGGTGCTCTACCACCTGGTGGGTATGGCAGCGGGTGCCATGGTGACCTATTCCGCCCACCGGCTCATCAACATCCTGGCCATGTTGGCGGTGTTGCTGCCCAGCACCATCTGGCTGTATGCCCAGGAGGACCGCACGGCGCTGGGTATGGCCTTGTCTGCCACACTTTTCATGGTGATTTCCATCAAGGCCACCAAAATCATGGCCGATGCCATGCAACGCAGCCTGCAGATGCGATATGAGCTGCACCATGCGCACCAGGAGGCCGAGCATATGGCTCGCACCGATCCGCTCACGGGCATCCACAACCGCCGGTCGTTTGTGGAGCTGAGTGAGCAGATCATCCGCCACGGCCTGCGCAACGCTTCCCCGGTCAGCGCACTGCTGATCGATGTTGACCACTTCAAGCAGATCAATGACCAGCATGGTCACCATGTGGGGGATATGGTGCTCCAGCACCTCAGCACCTTGATGGCCAACCGCTTTCGTGGTTCAGACGTGTGTGGCCGCATCGGTGGCGAGGAGTTTGCCGTGTTGCTGGCGGATACCGACCTGGATGCGGCTGAATATGTGGCTCAACAGTTGGGCCAGTCCTTGGCGGCAATAGCCATTCCCACCCTGGCACAACCGCTCAAGATCACCGTCAGCATCGGTGTGGCATCGGGTTGTTATGACCTCACGACCTTGTTGCGAGATGCTGACCGGGCCATGTACCAGGCCAAGGCAGCCGGGCGCAACCGGGTTCTGCGTTATCAGCCTGCGCCGTGA